The segment CACGATGCGGCGCGCCCCTTCCTCTCCGCGGCTCTGGTGGCGCGGACGGTAGCTGCCGCACGGCGTGCCGGCGCGGCGACCGCGGCGCTCCCGGTGGCGGAAACGTTGATGCGAGCCCAAGCCGCCGCCCACGTCGCGGCGGCACACGTCGATCGCACCGGGATCTGGGCAGTGCAGACACCGCAGGTCTTCACCGTCGATCTCCTGCGCGCGGCGCACGCCGCGGCGGAAGCCGACGGCTTCGAGGCGAGCGATGACGGCACCTTGGTGCTGCGTCTCGAGGCGAAGATCGAGTTCGTTCCCGGCGAGTGGTGGAATCTCAAGGTGACCGGGCCGGAGGACCTGCAACGGGCGCAGTGGATCTGGCGCGCCCACTCTCAAGGTTGGCTCGACGGCGCGGAAACGGCGGAGCGATGAAGGTGGACTTCCGCATCGGTCAGGGCTGGGACGTCCATCGCCTCGATGCCGCGCGGCCCCTCGTCCTCGGCGGCGTCGAGGTGCCGAGCCCGCAGGGTGGGCTCGCGGGGCACTCGGATGCCGACGTTCTCGCCCACGCGCTGGCGAGCGCCCTCCTCGGCAGCCTCGCCCTCGGCGATCTCGGCACCCACTTCCCCGACTCGGATCCACGCTGGCGCGGCGTCTCCAGCCTGGAGCTCCTGCGCCGCGTGGTGGCGCTGGTGCACGAGCGCGGTTACCGCGTGCAGCACTGCGATTGCACCGTGATCGCCCAGGCGCCCCGTCTCGCCGAGCACCTGCCCCAGATGCGCCGCAACCTGGCGACGGTGCTGCAGGTGGAAGAGGACCGTGTTTCGGTGAAGGCCACCACGGCCGAAGGCCTCGGAGCGCTCGGGCGGGTGGAAGGCATCGCGGCGCAGGCGGTGGCCCTCGTGGCGCCGGCTTGAAGAGCGCCGGTGTGGGTCATCACCGCAAGGCCCATCCATCTTCTTGCACACGCTCCAACTCCCGGTGGCGCTTGATCTTGTGGACGATGATCTCTCCGATGCGCAGGAGATTCTCCCGGGTGGACGCCCCGACGTGCGGGAGCATCAGGACGTTGGGTGCGTGGAGCAGCGGACAATCGGCCGGGGGCGGATCCTGGGTCCAGACGTCCGTGGCGTAGCAGCGCACGTGACCGCACTCGAGCGCCGAGGCCATGGCGGCCTCGTCGACGCAGCCGGCTCGTCCGGTGTTGACGATCACCACTCCGGCCTTGCATCTCGCGAGGCACTCGGCATCGAACATTCCACGCGTCTCGCTGGTCAACGGCGTGTGCAAGGAAATCACGTCAGCGCTGGAGAGCAGGGTCTCGAAGTCGACCAGCTCGGCGATGTCGCTTTCCTCCACATAGGCATCGAAGGCGAAGACTCTCATTCCGAATGCCGTGGCGCGCTTGGCGACTTCCGAGCCGATGCGGCCGAGGCCGATCAGGCCGAGTGTCTTGCCGAACAGCTCGGTGCGATGGAGTTCCTTCTTGAGCCACCTTCCGGCTGCCATGCCGTTGTGGCCGACCACGAGCTGGTTCACGGCACTGAGCATCAGCGACATCGTGAGCTCGGCGACTGCGATACTCGACGCCTCCGGCGTGCTGACCACCGCGATGCCCTTCTGCTCGGCGTACGCCCGGTCGACATTGTCGAGGCCGACGCCGCCGCGGATGATCAGCTTCAGCGCCGGAGATGCGTCGATGTACTCGCGGGTGCATTGTGTCCTGCTCCGAATCAGGAGGACCTCGGCCTCGGCCTGACGAGCTTGGTCCTCCGTTACCTCTACATTGAGAGCGCGCAGCCGGTCCGGCAGCGAGCTATGGAACGCGTCAGCAATCAAAACCAGCAACGCAATCCTCCTTGGCTGGACTGAACGGCTCTTGCGGACTACGCCCGCCCCGCGTTCGAATGCGACGTCATCCCGATGCGCTCACCCTCATGTCTTCCTCCACGCCCAGCTGGAAGCGTCGCTGGAACCAGGGCTCGAGCGCCTCCACCCCGAAGTGCTCCATCACCCAGCTCGGCTGGTACACCGACTCGAGGTACCGCTCGCCGAAGTCCGGTGAGAGGGCCACCGCGGTGAGTCCGGGCTCGCCATTCTGTTCCAGCCAGTCGATCGCGGCGCTGACGACCGTGCCGGTCGACCCGCCGAACAGGAATCCATGCGCGGCCATGTGTCGGCAGGCGCGGATGGTGTCCGCCTCCTCCACGTAGATCAGCTCGTCGACGAAGGACTCGTCGACGATCTGGGGTCGCACGGCCGTGCCCAGTCCGGGAATCAGACGGGGAAGCGGTGGGCCGCCGAAGGTCACAGACCCGACGGCGTCCACCGCGACGACCCGTACCTGCCGATGCCACTCCCGCAGGTGCCGCGCACAACCCATCAGCGTGCCGCACGTCCCGGCTCCCACGAAGAGCACGTCCAGTTTCGGGAACGCCTTGGTGATCGCCGGCCCCGTCGTGCGG is part of the Candidatus Krumholzibacteriia bacterium genome and harbors:
- a CDS encoding hydroxyacid dehydrogenase, which produces MLVLIADAFHSSLPDRLRALNVEVTEDQARQAEAEVLLIRSRTQCTREYIDASPALKLIIRGGVGLDNVDRAYAEQKGIAVVSTPEASSIAVAELTMSLMLSAVNQLVVGHNGMAAGRWLKKELHRTELFGKTLGLIGLGRIGSEVAKRATAFGMRVFAFDAYVEESDIAELVDFETLLSSADVISLHTPLTSETRGMFDAECLARCKAGVVIVNTGRAGCVDEAAMASALECGHVRCYATDVWTQDPPPADCPLLHAPNVLMLPHVGASTRENLLRIGEIIVHKIKRHRELERVQEDGWALR
- the ispD gene encoding 2-C-methyl-D-erythritol 4-phosphate cytidylyltransferase — encoded protein: MSGVPTMRSATGAILVAAGRGERLGGRVPKQFLPFAGRPLFLHALAVLAESPEIARTVLVVPAGWEERAAEAVAAAALSEAVSAVVAGGARRQDSVRLGLQALPPAVTHVLVHDAARPFLSAALVARTVAAARRAGAATAALPVAETLMRAQAAAHVAAAHVDRTGIWAVQTPQVFTVDLLRAAHAAAEADGFEASDDGTLVLRLEAKIEFVPGEWWNLKVTGPEDLQRAQWIWRAHSQGWLDGAETAER
- the ispF gene encoding 2-C-methyl-D-erythritol 2,4-cyclodiphosphate synthase encodes the protein MKVDFRIGQGWDVHRLDAARPLVLGGVEVPSPQGGLAGHSDADVLAHALASALLGSLALGDLGTHFPDSDPRWRGVSSLELLRRVVALVHERGYRVQHCDCTVIAQAPRLAEHLPQMRRNLATVLQVEEDRVSVKATTAEGLGALGRVEGIAAQAVALVAPA
- the sbnA gene encoding 2,3-diaminopropionate biosynthesis protein SbnA, coding for MRIISTPYEFHEEDLYVDLKSIFGQPLFLKCEGFNLAGSVKLKSAIAMVDAAEREGILKPDSILIESSSGNLGVALSLIAASRGYRFLCVTDPRCNPSTRLLMEALGTEVHIITVPTPEGGLLGARLDFLRDRLESDPRYVWLNQYANPNNWKAHYRTTGPAITKAFPKLDVLFVGAGTCGTLMGCARHLREWHRQVRVVAVDAVGSVTFGGPPLPRLIPGLGTAVRPQIVDESFVDELIYVEEADTIRACRHMAAHGFLFGGSTGTVVSAAIDWLEQNGEPGLTAVALSPDFGERYLESVYQPSWVMEHFGVEALEPWFQRRFQLGVEEDMRVSASG